The sequence below is a genomic window from Streptomyces sp. NBC_00289.
TCCGTGCCCGGCCGCTCGAAGTCCTTGGAGTCCACGTTCCAGCCCAGCGGGCGCATGCCGCGGGAGGCGGCCAGTTTGCGGCTGTAGGGAGTGAAAGCCCCGCCGGGTGCCCGGTAGTACATCGGCCGTACGCCCCCGGACGCCTCGGTGATCATGCGTTCGGCGTCGAGTATCTGCTGCGACTGGTAGGCCTGGGACTTGGCGTCCATCGTGGTGTCGTGCGACACCGAGTGGTCGCACAGCCGGTGCCCGGCGGCGACAACCTTCTTCACGAGATCCGGGTGGGCCTGCGCCTGCGTCCCCACCATGCAGAACGTGGCCTTCACCCCGTACTCCCGCAGCAGGTCCAGCATTTGCGGGGTCCACACGGGGTCGGGGCCGTCGTCGATCGT
It includes:
- a CDS encoding polysaccharide deacetylase family protein, whose protein sequence is MARHGGGRGWYGKLVGAALGVTVLAAGASAWTAQAGAVGGSSPRAATPARPGGDAKPVAMTIVHASDKGARGVNITIDDGPDPVWTPQMLDLLREYGVKATFCMVGTQAQAHPDLVKKVVAAGHRLCDHSVSHDTTMDAKSQAYQSQQILDAERMITEASGGVRPMYYRAPGGAFTPYSRKLAASRGMRPLGWNVDSKDFERPGTDAIVATVERELPNGPTLLFHDAGGDRSQTVEALRQILPRLKEQGYSFGFPVR